A window of Longispora fulva contains these coding sequences:
- a CDS encoding acyl carrier protein, with the protein MSTDIREFVVKALEEMNYDVEGLDDETTLGPAGVDLESLALAELAVRVEEQYGVKFNEDESERMAVMTVGEFSAFVGSRVAA; encoded by the coding sequence ATGAGCACCGACATCCGCGAGTTCGTCGTGAAGGCCCTCGAAGAGATGAACTACGACGTCGAGGGCCTCGACGACGAGACGACGCTCGGCCCGGCCGGCGTCGACCTGGAGTCCCTCGCCCTGGCCGAGTTGGCCGTGCGGGTCGAGGAGCAGTACGGGGTCAAGTTCAACGAGGACGAGTCCGAGCGGATGGCCGTGATGACCGTCGGCGAGTTCTCGGCTTTCGTGGGTTCCCGGGTGGCGGCGTGA
- a CDS encoding beta-ketoacyl-[acyl-carrier-protein] synthase family protein has product MSVTSGYGRGVAPLLAGVLAGTPAFGPVERFDVSGRRVRVAAAMPGAPVLDEDLVFAAFSATGDAGVPAAELAGTRLLLAVHADPDQPRVEPGHRRDRSAAALARRVARGACLGDPLRVYTSACVAASTAVADAAALISRGRFDRLVVAGGYLVDADQFALFDAGRAMATDGRVRPFSAGRTGLLLGDGVAAVVLESGDAARARGATPLARLAGWGRAGDAYHVCQPRPDGEGMARAIGTALDRAGVPASEVGYVNAHGSGTGFSDVSETAALRLAGLAGTPLSSTKALHGQALEASGLLELVLTVAAVRAGQLPVNAGYLGPDEECALDLILDAPRPPKTPYALSLNAAFGGANTALLVEAL; this is encoded by the coding sequence ATGTCCGTGACCAGCGGCTACGGCCGGGGCGTCGCCCCGCTGCTGGCCGGTGTGCTCGCCGGCACGCCCGCCTTCGGCCCGGTCGAGCGGTTCGACGTGTCGGGCCGCCGGGTGCGGGTCGCCGCGGCGATGCCGGGCGCGCCGGTGCTCGACGAGGACCTGGTGTTCGCCGCCTTCTCCGCCACCGGTGACGCCGGGGTGCCGGCGGCGGAGCTGGCCGGTACCCGGCTGCTGCTCGCCGTGCATGCCGACCCCGACCAGCCCCGGGTCGAACCCGGGCACCGCAGGGACCGGTCCGCCGCCGCGCTGGCCCGCCGGGTGGCCCGGGGCGCGTGCCTCGGCGACCCGCTGCGGGTCTACACCAGCGCGTGCGTGGCGGCGAGCACCGCCGTCGCGGACGCCGCGGCCCTGATCAGCCGGGGCCGGTTCGACCGGCTGGTGGTCGCCGGCGGCTACCTGGTGGACGCCGACCAGTTCGCCCTGTTCGACGCGGGCCGGGCGATGGCAACCGACGGCCGGGTCCGCCCGTTCAGCGCCGGACGGACCGGGCTGCTGCTCGGCGACGGGGTGGCGGCCGTGGTGCTGGAGTCCGGCGACGCCGCGCGGGCCCGGGGCGCGACCCCGCTGGCCCGGCTCGCAGGCTGGGGCCGGGCGGGCGACGCCTACCACGTCTGCCAGCCCCGCCCGGACGGCGAGGGCATGGCCCGCGCGATCGGGACGGCCCTGGACCGGGCCGGCGTCCCCGCCTCCGAGGTGGGCTACGTCAACGCGCACGGCTCGGGCACCGGGTTCAGCGACGTGTCCGAGACGGCGGCGCTGCGGCTGGCTGGCCTCGCCGGTACGCCGCTGAGCTCGACAAAGGCGCTGCACGGCCAGGCCCTCGAGGCCTCCGGGCTGCTGGAGCTGGTGTTGACCGTGGCGGCGGTCCGGGCCGGGCAACTGCCGGTCAACGCCGGCTACCTGGGGCCCGACGAGGAGTGCGCGTTGGACCTGATCCTCGACGCGCCGCGGCCGCCGAAGACGCCGTACGCGCTGAGCCTCAACGCCGCGTTCGGGGGCGCCAACACGGCACTGCTGGTGGAGGCGCTATGA
- a CDS encoding beta-ketoacyl synthase chain length factor: MRTLEVLAEVVWPVEEKPTPIAGFVMSSFSPLAAAAAERCLSGYPMTGLGRTAVVIVSTSGDLGTASGVATAVDAAKRVGPLLFFQSVPNAVAGHIAARWGLTGPVVSVCPLGEPLDDGLELAALLIEDGDADSALIVHVEQEPDSAQAVLVRGGEQQ, translated from the coding sequence ATGAGGACGCTGGAGGTGCTCGCCGAGGTCGTCTGGCCCGTCGAGGAGAAGCCGACCCCGATCGCCGGGTTCGTGATGTCGTCGTTCAGCCCGCTGGCTGCCGCCGCGGCCGAGCGCTGTCTGTCCGGGTACCCGATGACAGGTCTGGGGCGCACGGCGGTCGTGATCGTCAGCACCAGCGGCGACCTGGGCACCGCCTCGGGGGTCGCCACGGCCGTGGACGCGGCCAAGCGGGTCGGGCCGCTGCTGTTCTTCCAGTCGGTGCCCAACGCCGTCGCCGGCCACATCGCCGCCCGCTGGGGCCTGACCGGGCCGGTGGTGTCCGTGTGTCCGCTCGGCGAGCCGCTGGACGACGGGCTGGAGCTGGCGGCACTGCTCATCGAGGACGGCGACGCCGACTCGGCACTGATCGTGCACGTCGAACAGGAACCGGACAGCGCGCAGGCCGTGCTCGTGCGTGGAGGAGAACAACAGTGA